The following proteins come from a genomic window of Lolium rigidum isolate FL_2022 chromosome 5, APGP_CSIRO_Lrig_0.1, whole genome shotgun sequence:
- the LOC124651253 gene encoding basic leucine zipper 8-like, which translates to MMHHYHGEVASLHCLSPPNPLFHNTHYHHSSMLTTVTPPPPFHFSATTYDYNEPIEEALAAIGNSPASSDGADVIHSGVAVVAEEKERKRRRMVSNRESARRSRMRKQRQLSELWAQVVHLRSANRHLLDELNRAMRSCSDMLRDNDQLSSEKAKLETKLEQLMQAHKNSNAFLSSSSEPYQNTTTATE; encoded by the coding sequence ATGATGCACCATTACCATGGCGAGGTGGCCAGCCTGCACTGCCTCTCGCCTCCCAACCCACTGTTCCACAACACTCACTACCACCACAGCAGCATGCTCACAACCGTGACGCCGCCTCCTCCTTTCCACTTCTCAGCAACTACCTACGACTACAACGAACCTATCGAGGAAGCACTGGCTGCCATCGGTAACAGTCCTGCCAGTTCTGATGGGGCAGATGTCATCCACAgtggggtggcggtggtggcagaGGAGAAGGAGCGGAAGCGGCGGAGGATGGTCTCCAACCGCGAGTCAGCGAGGCGCTCACGCATGCGCAAGCAGCGGCAGCTCAGTGAGCTGTGGGCACAGGTCGTCCACCTCCGCAGCGCCAACCGCCACCTCCTCGACGAGCTCAACCGCGCAATGAGGAGCTGCAGCGACATGCTCCGCGACAACGACCAGCTCAGCAGCGAGAAGGCCAAGCTGGAGACCAAGCTCGAGCAGCTCATGCAAGCACACAAGAACAGCAACGCCTTCCTGAGCTCGTCCTCAGAACCATACCAAAATACTACCACTGCTACTGAATAG
- the LOC124651092 gene encoding protein SOB FIVE-LIKE 4-like, protein MESSQITGDDGEECNSNESGWTIYLASPTSSDDAKENASGGSNVEDGSGYISERRKGKEATNADDDADYDSLASDASTGPAQVKVLEGKEEKDNHKNDGCSNEHGKDEKDEILTKLSNSSNRKAGKMKKGDEKNSRRGHNRRRSSSRTSFFW, encoded by the coding sequence ATGGAATCCTCCCAGATCACTGGGGATGATGGCGAAGAGTGCAACAGTAATGAATCCGGCTGGACAATATACCTGGCCTCCCCCACAAGTAGCGATGATGCAAAAGAGAATGCCAGTGGAGGAAGTAATGTTGAAGATGGCAGTGGCTACATCAGTGAGAGGAGGAAAGGGAAAGAAGCAACCAATgcagatgatgacgcagattatgATTCCCTGGCATCTGATGCTTCCACAGGGCCAGCTCAAGTGAAGGTGCTTGAAGGCAAAGAAGAAAAAGATAATCACAAAAATGATGGTTGTAGCAATGAACATGGCAAGGATGAAAAAGATGAGATACTTACCAAACTCTCCAACAGCAGCAACAGAAAGGCGGGAAAGATGAAGAAAGGGGATGAGAAAAACAGCAGAAGAGGGCACAATAGAAGACGTAGCTCATCAAGAACAAGCTTCTTTTGGTAA
- the LOC124653991 gene encoding basic leucine zipper 8-like: protein MMHHYHGEVASLHCLSPPNPLFHNTHYHHSSMLTTVTPPPPFHFSATTYDYNEPIEEALAAIGNSPASSDGADVIHSGVAVVAEEKERKRRRMVSNRESARRSRMRKQRQLSELWAQVVHLRSANRHLLDELNRAMRSCSDMLRDTDRLSSEKAKLETKLEQLMQAQKNSNAFLSSSSEPYQNTTTATE, encoded by the coding sequence ATGATGCACCATTACCATGGCGAGGTGGCCAGCCTGCACTGCCTCTCGCCTCCCAACCCACTGTTCCACAACACTCACTACCACCACAGCAGCATGCTCACAACCGTGACGCCGCCTCCTCCTTTCCACTTCTCAGCAACTACCTACGACTACAACGAACCTATCGAGGAAGCACTGGCAGCCATCGGTAACAGTCCTGCCAGTTCTGATGGGGCAGATGTCATCCACAgtggggtggcggtggtggcagaGGAGAAGGAGCGGAAGCGGCGGAGGATGGTTTCCAACCGCGAGTCAGCGAGGCGCTCACGCATGCGCAAGCAGCGGCAGCTCAGTGAGCTGTGGGCACAGGTCGTCCACCTCCGCAGCGCCAACCGCCACCTCCTCGACGAGCTCAACCGCGCAATGAGGAGCTGCAGCGACATGCTCCGCGACACCGACCGGCTCAGCAGTGAGAAGGCCAAGCTGGAGACCAAGCTCGAGCAGCTCATGCAAGCACAGAAGAACAGCAACGCCTTCCTGAGCTCGTCCTCAGAACCATACCAAAATACTACCACTGCTACTGAATAG
- the LOC124653992 gene encoding uncharacterized protein LOC124653992: protein MIQIKSEPGVREEETQEHEHEQKVNKYQAILAARLKAKYFSNKAFDGGKIFEAETIVDGQTIQSSRWPCTSSFTNPIIFFRDKNSHERKDSPSSVPDSSAKNDSPPIVAEASPKNNANALAAENNLTPSKRQPSKET from the exons ATGATCCAAATCAAGTCCGAACCTGGAGTGAG GGAAGAGGAAACCCAGGAGCATGAACATGAACAGAAAGTAAACAAATACCAAGCTATACTGGCAGCCCGTTTGAAGGCTAAATACTTCTCTAATAAGGCTTTTGATGGAG GAAAAATCTTTGAAGCAGAAACTATTGTTGATGGCCAAACTATCCAATCAAGCAG GTGGCCATGTACAAGTTCGTTCACGAACCCAATAATTTTTTTCCGAGATAAGAACAGCCATGAGAGGAAGGATTCTCCATCTTCGGTACCAGACTCCTCTGCCAAGAACGACTCTCCACCTATAGTAGCTGAGGCCTCTCCAAAGAATAATGCAAATGCTTTGGCAGCAGAAAACAATCTAACACCTAGCAAGAGACAGCCATCCAAGGAGACCTGA